A genome region from Bradyrhizobium commune includes the following:
- a CDS encoding ParA family protein — protein MHTIVLATQKGGSGKSTLAIGLALAAKQAGFTVRLIETDPQGTLSNWQRRRTSDDLVVEPIYHAADIAPRLKMLADSGLQLAIVDTAAGLSAATTAAIRHSDLCLIPARPSVADIEATVSTLSVARAWKRPFGFVLNQTPIRGQRIDNAANTLAEEAALDLAEVLARPLIAMRNDHQDSLASGLAVSEFAPNGKSTEEIRSLWQWIETRLNISATNVLIDQVISAAEGMLQVVAEQAANETTTLAS, from the coding sequence ATGCACACGATCGTACTGGCCACCCAAAAGGGTGGCAGTGGCAAAAGCACCCTCGCCATCGGCCTCGCGCTGGCGGCCAAGCAGGCCGGCTTCACCGTCCGCCTGATCGAGACCGACCCGCAGGGCACCCTGTCCAACTGGCAGCGCCGCCGCACCTCCGATGATCTCGTGGTCGAGCCGATCTATCACGCGGCCGACATCGCGCCGCGGCTGAAGATGCTGGCCGACAGCGGCCTCCAGCTCGCGATCGTCGACACCGCGGCCGGCCTGTCCGCCGCGACCACCGCCGCGATCCGCCATTCCGATCTCTGCCTGATCCCGGCCCGCCCGAGCGTCGCCGACATCGAGGCGACCGTCTCCACGCTCAGCGTCGCGCGGGCCTGGAAGCGGCCCTTTGGCTTCGTGCTGAACCAGACGCCGATCCGCGGCCAGCGCATCGACAACGCCGCCAACACGCTTGCCGAGGAAGCCGCCCTCGATCTCGCCGAGGTGCTCGCGCGCCCGCTGATCGCGATGCGCAACGACCACCAGGACTCGCTCGCAAGCGGTCTCGCCGTCAGCGAGTTCGCGCCGAACGGCAAGTCGACCGAGGAGATCCGCAGCCTCTGGCAGTGGATCGAGACCCGGCTCAACATCTCGGCCACCAATGTGCTGATCGACCAGGTCATCTCGGCTGCCGAGGGCATGCTGCAAGTCGTCGCCGAACAGGCCGCGAACGAGACCACGACCCTGGCGTCCTGA
- a CDS encoding PAS domain-containing sensor histidine kinase gives MSGVIESMRRTLLSCTSLARNGLMGSALAALWPAAPAEAADLADTLSILLDFNRQELAVLATALALLGFTVVAAILLMRTRVRTAKNEAGLRARIRELQLQADRFGALLFAEPQVLISWPAGDNRAQISGDISMVLPRDSSPQRVLAFGTWLPPEPALQMDHAVDALRERGDGFQLTLITANGHTLEALGRAIGGQAIVRIRELSGLRRELAETNLRHKALTDETEMLRGFATAAPWPIWAKGENGALTYANPAYVRATDATSITDAQERKLELLDSADRTAMERSLKDAASFTARLPIVTGGERRIYDVRAVNVGSGSVGVAIDASEADALSAALVRMAEAHRRTLDQLSSGVAVFDGQRRLAFYNDSYRRLWDLDRNFLDANPDDSSVLDQLRAARKLQEQPDFRAWKAKLHEAYRAVEAAKDTWYLPDGRALSVVTTPNPEGGVTYLFDDVTESLELARRFDGMIRVQRETLDSLAEGVAVFGSNGKAQLFNPAFVRMWKLSNDAMREEPHVQTVEGWCQQLFDDGVVWRQIREAITSIENRADVPLKLERKDGSVLDGMIRPLPDGATMLTFQDITDTENVERALRERNEALETADQMKVDFVHHVSYELRSPLTTIIGFAHFLSDPSTGPLTPKQAEYLDYVTKSTNALLALTNNILDLATIDAGAMKLELGPVDVSKTIELAAEGIQDRLATDRIRLKVEIAPDVGSFVGDEKRVVQVLYNLLANAVGFSPPDSTVGISARRTERSVVFIVTDSGPGIPADMKDKVFNWFESRSQGSRHRGAGLGLSLVRSFVELHGGKVRVDSSPGKGTVVICDFPTDQAAHRDAAE, from the coding sequence ATGTCAGGCGTGATCGAGTCGATGCGTCGGACGCTGTTGTCGTGCACATCGTTGGCGCGCAACGGCCTGATGGGAAGCGCCCTCGCGGCGCTGTGGCCTGCTGCGCCGGCCGAGGCCGCCGATCTCGCCGACACGCTCTCGATCCTGCTGGACTTCAACCGCCAGGAGCTCGCGGTGCTCGCCACCGCGCTCGCGCTGCTTGGCTTCACGGTCGTGGCCGCGATCCTGCTGATGCGCACGCGGGTGCGCACGGCCAAGAACGAGGCCGGGCTGCGCGCGCGGATCCGGGAACTGCAACTCCAGGCCGACCGCTTCGGCGCATTGTTGTTTGCCGAGCCGCAGGTCCTGATCTCCTGGCCGGCCGGCGACAATCGCGCGCAGATTTCCGGCGACATCTCCATGGTGCTGCCGCGGGATTCGTCGCCGCAGCGCGTGCTCGCGTTCGGAACCTGGCTGCCGCCGGAGCCGGCGCTCCAGATGGACCACGCCGTCGACGCGCTGCGCGAGCGCGGCGACGGATTCCAGCTCACGCTGATCACCGCCAACGGCCACACGCTGGAAGCGCTCGGCCGCGCCATCGGCGGCCAGGCCATTGTCAGGATTCGCGAGCTCTCGGGCCTGCGCCGCGAGCTGGCCGAGACCAATCTGCGCCACAAGGCACTCACCGACGAGACCGAGATGCTGCGCGGCTTCGCGACCGCAGCGCCATGGCCGATCTGGGCCAAGGGCGAGAACGGCGCGCTGACCTACGCCAATCCGGCCTATGTGCGCGCGACCGACGCCACCAGCATCACCGATGCCCAGGAGCGCAAGCTCGAGCTGCTCGACAGCGCCGACCGCACCGCCATGGAGCGCAGCCTGAAGGACGCCGCCAGCTTCACCGCGCGCCTGCCGATCGTGACCGGCGGCGAGCGGCGCATCTACGACGTGCGCGCCGTCAATGTCGGCAGCGGCAGTGTCGGCGTCGCGATCGACGCCAGCGAAGCCGATGCGCTGAGCGCGGCGCTGGTGCGGATGGCGGAGGCGCATCGCCGCACGCTCGACCAGCTCTCTTCGGGTGTTGCCGTGTTCGACGGCCAGCGCCGGCTCGCCTTCTACAACGATTCCTACCGGCGGCTGTGGGACCTCGACCGCAATTTCCTCGACGCCAATCCCGACGATTCCAGCGTGCTCGACCAGCTGCGGGCCGCGCGCAAATTGCAGGAGCAGCCGGACTTCCGCGCCTGGAAGGCCAAGCTGCACGAGGCCTATCGCGCCGTCGAGGCCGCCAAGGACACCTGGTACCTGCCCGACGGCCGCGCGCTCTCGGTCGTCACCACGCCGAATCCGGAGGGCGGCGTCACCTATCTGTTCGACGACGTCACCGAGAGCCTCGAGCTCGCCCGCCGCTTCGACGGCATGATCCGGGTCCAGCGCGAGACGCTGGACAGCCTCGCCGAGGGCGTCGCCGTGTTCGGCAGCAACGGCAAGGCGCAGCTGTTCAACCCGGCCTTCGTCCGGATGTGGAAGCTGTCAAACGATGCGATGCGCGAGGAGCCGCATGTCCAGACCGTCGAGGGCTGGTGCCAGCAGCTGTTCGACGACGGCGTCGTCTGGCGCCAGATCCGCGAAGCCATCACCTCGATCGAGAACCGCGCCGACGTGCCGCTCAAGCTGGAGCGCAAGGACGGCAGCGTGCTCGACGGCATGATCCGGCCGCTGCCCGACGGCGCCACCATGCTGACCTTCCAGGACATCACCGACACCGAGAATGTCGAGCGCGCGCTGCGCGAGCGCAACGAGGCGCTGGAGACCGCCGACCAGATGAAGGTGGATTTCGTCCACCACGTCTCCTACGAGCTGCGCTCGCCGCTCACCACCATCATCGGCTTCGCGCATTTCCTCAGCGACCCCTCGACCGGGCCGCTGACGCCGAAGCAGGCGGAATATCTCGACTACGTCACCAAATCGACCAACGCGCTGCTGGCGCTCACCAACAACATCCTCGATCTCGCCACCATCGACGCCGGCGCCATGAAGCTGGAGCTCGGCCCGGTCGACGTCAGCAAGACCATCGAGCTTGCCGCCGAAGGCATCCAGGACCGGCTCGCCACCGACCGCATCCGCCTCAAGGTCGAGATCGCGCCCGATGTCGGCAGCTTCGTCGGCGACGAGAAGCGCGTGGTGCAGGTGCTCTATAATCTGCTCGCCAACGCCGTCGGCTTCTCGCCGCCGGATTCCACCGTCGGCATCAGCGCACGCCGGACCGAGCGCAGCGTCGTCTTCATTGTGACAGATTCCGGACCTGGAATACCCGCCGACATGAAGGACAAGGTGTTCAACTGGTTCGAGAGCCGCTCGCAGGGCTCGCGCCACCGCGGCGCAGGCCTCGGCCTGTCGCTGGTGCGCTCCTTCGTCGAGCTTCATGGCGGCAAGGTGCGGGTGGATTCAAGCCCCGGCAAGGGCACGGTCGTGATCTGCGATTTCCCGACCGACCAGGCGGCGCATCGCGACGCCGCCGAATGA
- the tsaE gene encoding tRNA (adenosine(37)-N6)-threonylcarbamoyltransferase complex ATPase subunit type 1 TsaE gives MTEPATFSVALVNETATAQLMADLALLVGPGDVITLTGDLGAGKTAAARSLIRYLAGDEALEVPSPTFTLVQGYELPAFAVMHADLYRVEDESELEEIGLSPLPDATLVLIEWPERAPSAMPEDRIDIVLTHRPALGSTARAADITGYGKSAAIVARLKTLREFLDASGYMDATRKRMPGDASTRSYARLIRDDGIVILMNSPQRPDGAALYNGKSYSAAVHLAENIKPFVAVDEGLRVAGISAPAIHHYDLDHGFLISEDFGSEGVIEGDPPRPITERYEAATDVLAVLHRRTLPETLRLADQTYTIPAFDTEALLIEIGLMPEWYLPDRNAPLSDDKRAEFFAMWRELLKKPLAAPKTWIIRDYHSPNLIWLADRTGMARVGVIDFQDTVLGPHAYDVVSLLQDARIDVPETLELTLLSRYIKTRRAGDASFDAAGFAELYAIMSAQRNTRLLGTFARLNRRDGKPHYLRHQPRIWTYLQRSLAHPALGALRDWYLANVPPPGSQTGT, from the coding sequence ATGACCGAGCCGGCCACATTCTCCGTCGCGCTTGTCAACGAGACGGCCACCGCGCAGCTGATGGCCGATCTCGCGCTGCTGGTCGGACCGGGCGACGTCATCACCCTCACCGGCGACCTCGGCGCCGGCAAGACCGCAGCGGCCCGCAGCCTGATCCGCTATCTCGCCGGTGACGAGGCACTGGAAGTGCCGAGCCCAACCTTCACGCTGGTGCAGGGTTACGAGCTGCCGGCATTTGCCGTGATGCATGCCGATCTCTACCGCGTCGAGGACGAGAGCGAGCTCGAGGAGATCGGGCTGTCGCCGCTGCCGGACGCCACCCTCGTGCTGATCGAATGGCCCGAGCGCGCGCCGTCGGCGATGCCAGAGGATCGCATCGACATCGTGCTGACGCATCGCCCGGCGCTCGGCTCGACTGCGCGCGCGGCCGACATCACCGGTTACGGCAAGAGCGCGGCGATCGTTGCGCGGTTGAAGACGCTGCGCGAATTCCTCGACGCGTCCGGCTATATGGATGCAACGCGCAAGCGCATGCCCGGCGACGCCTCGACGCGTTCCTACGCACGCCTGATCCGCGACGACGGAATCGTCATTCTCATGAACTCGCCGCAGCGCCCGGATGGCGCAGCGCTCTATAACGGCAAGTCCTACAGCGCGGCAGTGCATCTTGCCGAGAACATCAAGCCGTTCGTTGCCGTCGACGAAGGCCTGCGCGTGGCGGGAATCTCAGCGCCCGCGATCCACCATTACGATCTCGACCACGGCTTCCTGATCTCCGAGGATTTCGGCAGTGAAGGCGTGATCGAAGGTGATCCGCCGCGCCCGATCACCGAACGTTACGAAGCTGCGACCGACGTGCTGGCCGTGCTGCACCGCAGGACATTGCCGGAGACACTGCGGCTGGCGGATCAGACCTACACCATTCCTGCCTTCGACACCGAGGCGCTGCTGATCGAGATCGGGTTGATGCCGGAATGGTATCTGCCCGATCGCAACGCGCCGCTGAGCGACGACAAGCGCGCGGAATTCTTCGCGATGTGGCGCGAGCTGCTGAAGAAGCCGCTGGCCGCGCCAAAAACCTGGATCATCCGCGACTACCACTCGCCCAATCTGATCTGGCTCGCCGATCGTACCGGCATGGCGCGCGTCGGCGTGATCGACTTCCAGGACACCGTGCTCGGGCCGCACGCTTATGACGTGGTGTCGTTGCTCCAGGACGCGCGTATCGACGTCCCTGAGACCCTCGAGCTGACGCTGCTGTCGCGCTACATCAAGACGCGCCGCGCAGGTGATGCGAGCTTCGATGCGGCCGGATTCGCCGAGCTTTACGCCATCATGTCGGCGCAGCGCAACACGCGGCTGCTCGGCACCTTTGCGCGGCTGAACCGCCGCGACGGTAAGCCGCATTATTTGCGCCACCAGCCGCGGATCTGGACCTATCTCCAGCGTTCGCTGGCGCATCCCGCACTCGGCGCCCTGCGCGACTGGTACCTCGCCAATGTGCCGCCGCCGGGGTCGCAAACCGGAACCTGA
- the dut gene encoding dUTP diphosphatase produces the protein MSSKVTVELQVLPHAEGLPLPAYQTAEAAGLDLMAAVPEGEPMTLASGQYALVPTGLAIALPPGHEAQVRPRSGLAAKHGVTVLNTPGTIDADYRGEIKVILINHGATPFVIKRGERIAQMVIAPVVQAALVPVATLSSTDRGAGGFGSTGR, from the coding sequence TTGAGCAGCAAAGTCACGGTCGAATTGCAGGTTCTGCCCCACGCGGAAGGTCTGCCCCTGCCGGCCTATCAGACCGCGGAGGCCGCCGGCCTCGATTTGATGGCGGCGGTGCCGGAGGGCGAGCCGATGACGCTCGCATCAGGCCAATATGCGCTGGTGCCAACGGGACTTGCGATCGCGCTGCCGCCCGGACACGAAGCGCAGGTACGCCCGCGCTCCGGGCTTGCGGCAAAACACGGCGTCACCGTGCTGAACACGCCCGGCACGATCGACGCCGACTACCGCGGCGAGATCAAGGTGATCCTGATCAATCACGGCGCCACGCCCTTTGTGATCAAGCGCGGCGAACGCATCGCCCAGATGGTGATCGCACCCGTGGTGCAGGCCGCGCTGGTTCCCGTAGCCACGCTGTCATCGACCGATCGCGGCGCCGGCGGCTTCGGCTCGACCGGCCGTTAG
- a CDS encoding PilZ domain-containing protein, protein MAVKTDQRGNSRVIFERGIPAQMMGIDGTWRRECTMEDVSESGAKLTIDGSVEGLHLKEFFLVLSSTGLAYRRCELAWVNGDQIGVNFLKPGDKKKKARSTSVGA, encoded by the coding sequence ATGGCGGTGAAGACGGACCAGCGCGGCAATAGCCGGGTGATTTTTGAACGCGGGATTCCCGCCCAGATGATGGGGATCGACGGCACCTGGCGGCGCGAATGCACCATGGAGGACGTCTCCGAATCCGGCGCCAAGCTGACCATCGACGGCTCGGTGGAAGGCCTGCACCTGAAGGAATTCTTTCTGGTGCTGTCGTCCACCGGGTTGGCGTACCGCCGTTGCGAGCTCGCTTGGGTCAATGGCGACCAGATCGGCGTCAATTTCCTCAAGCCCGGCGACAAGAAGAAAAAGGCGCGTTCCACATCTGTCGGAGCGTGA
- the mutM gene encoding bifunctional DNA-formamidopyrimidine glycosylase/DNA-(apurinic or apyrimidinic site) lyase gives MPELPEVETVRRGLQPVMEGAKIVVAEARRPDLRFPFQPDFVARLQGQIVTGLGRRAKYLMADLGSGDVLLMHLGMSGSFRVIKPDDEAAPGEFHYPKGKDSTHDHVLFRMSSGADIVFNDPRRFGYMKVIARNALDEEPLLRGLGPEPLGNEFDAAMLAHACEGKTTSLKAALLDQRVVAGLGNIYVCEALHRSHLSPRRIAATLSTRKGEPTDHAKRLVGAIHTVLNDAIKAGGSSLRDHRQTSGELGYFQHSFRVYDREGETCTTPRCGGTVKRFTQNGRSTFWCPKCQK, from the coding sequence ATGCCTGAATTGCCCGAAGTCGAGACCGTCCGCCGCGGCCTTCAGCCGGTCATGGAGGGCGCGAAAATCGTCGTCGCGGAGGCCCGCCGGCCGGATTTGCGCTTTCCCTTCCAGCCCGATTTCGTGGCCCGGCTCCAGGGGCAGATCGTCACGGGGCTTGGCCGCCGTGCAAAATATCTCATGGCCGATCTCGGCTCCGGTGACGTTCTGTTGATGCATCTGGGCATGTCGGGCTCGTTCCGCGTCATCAAGCCGGATGACGAGGCCGCGCCGGGCGAGTTTCACTATCCTAAGGGAAAGGACTCCACGCACGACCACGTGCTGTTTCGGATGTCCTCGGGTGCCGACATCGTCTTCAACGACCCGCGCCGCTTCGGTTACATGAAAGTGATCGCGCGCAATGCGCTCGACGAGGAGCCATTGCTGCGCGGCCTTGGCCCCGAGCCGCTCGGCAACGAATTCGACGCCGCGATGCTGGCGCACGCCTGCGAGGGCAAGACCACGAGTCTGAAGGCCGCGCTGCTCGACCAGCGCGTCGTGGCGGGGCTCGGCAACATCTATGTCTGCGAAGCGCTGCACCGCTCGCATCTGTCGCCGCGTCGCATTGCCGCGACGCTGTCGACCAGGAAGGGCGAACCAACGGACCATGCGAAGAGGTTGGTCGGTGCCATCCACACCGTGCTGAACGATGCGATCAAGGCCGGTGGCTCGTCGCTGCGCGACCATCGCCAGACCTCGGGCGAGCTCGGCTATTTCCAGCACTCGTTCAGGGTCTATGACCGTGAAGGCGAGACATGCACGACGCCACGCTGCGGCGGCACCGTGAAGCGCTTCACCCAGAACGGCCGCTCGACCTTCTGGTGCCCGAAATGCCAGAAATGA
- the ubiE gene encoding bifunctional demethylmenaquinone methyltransferase/2-methoxy-6-polyprenyl-1,4-benzoquinol methylase UbiE, whose protein sequence is MDRPGETTHFGFKDVPLGDKQTLVNDVFRSVASRYDLMNDLMSGGLHRVWKDIMITALAPPKSDRPFALLDVAGGTGDISFRAAKAAGPRFHATVCDINSDMLAVGRERAAKRHLETQVDFVEGNAEALAFADRSFDAYTIAFGIRNVPQIDLALREAYRVLKPGSRFLCLEFSTVEMPGLDKLYDLFSFKVIPPLGRMVTGDAESYQYLVESIRKFPKPNTFADMIRDAGFSRVSWQTLTGGIVALHSGWRL, encoded by the coding sequence ATGGATCGGCCGGGCGAAACCACGCATTTTGGCTTCAAAGACGTTCCCCTGGGGGACAAGCAGACGCTGGTGAACGATGTATTTCGCAGCGTGGCGTCGCGCTATGATTTGATGAACGATTTGATGTCCGGTGGCCTGCACCGGGTCTGGAAGGACATCATGATCACCGCGCTGGCGCCGCCCAAAAGCGACCGGCCGTTCGCGCTGCTCGACGTTGCCGGCGGCACCGGCGACATCTCGTTCCGCGCCGCCAAGGCGGCGGGCCCCCGCTTCCATGCCACGGTCTGCGACATCAATTCCGACATGCTCGCCGTGGGCCGCGAGCGCGCCGCCAAGCGCCATCTCGAAACCCAGGTCGATTTCGTCGAAGGCAATGCCGAAGCGCTCGCCTTCGCCGACCGCAGCTTCGACGCATATACGATCGCTTTCGGCATTCGCAATGTGCCGCAGATCGACCTTGCGCTGCGCGAGGCCTATCGCGTGCTGAAGCCGGGCAGCCGCTTCCTGTGTCTCGAATTCTCCACCGTCGAGATGCCCGGCCTCGACAAGCTCTATGATCTGTTCTCGTTCAAGGTGATCCCGCCGCTCGGCCGCATGGTCACGGGCGATGCCGAATCCTACCAATATCTGGTCGAATCGATCCGCAAGTTTCCAAAGCCGAACACCTTCGCCGACATGATCCGCGACGCCGGCTTTTCCCGCGTCAGCTGGCAGACCCTGACCGGCGGCATTGTCGCACTGCATTCGGGCTGGCGTTTGTGA
- the coaBC gene encoding bifunctional phosphopantothenoylcysteine decarboxylase/phosphopantothenate--cysteine ligase CoaBC, with protein MASLTIRKLDENVKTYLRLRSAKNHRSVEEEVRVILRELIEGREEPLTPFSAPPATSGAPAPQRTGAVAEASVTLIIGGGIAAYKSLDLIRRLKERRIEVRCVLTKAAQQFVTPLAVSALSHERVYADLFDPQSEFDAGHIRLARDCDLIVVAPATADLMAKMANGHADDLASAILLATNRKILLAPAMNPLMWNNAATKRNVAQLQRDGVVLIGPNSGEMAEAGEAGVGRMSEAVEIAAAAERLLRPPVPRPLAGKRVLITAGPTHEPIDPVRYIANRSSGKQGFAIAAAAQAAGAEVILVSGPVDLDDPDGVTVKHVESARQMLEQVQAALPADIAIFAAAVADWRVANEGEQKLKKTSAGMPPLQLVENPDILATISKLTDRRPPLVIGFAAETEHLIDNAKTKLARKGCDWIVANDVSPATGVMGGDRNTVHLISRKNGVKDGEIAVDSWPVMTKEQVAIELVAHVAKSVTEKSREPAS; from the coding sequence ATGGCGAGCCTGACCATCCGCAAGCTCGACGAGAACGTCAAAACCTATCTGCGGCTGCGCTCGGCCAAGAACCACAGGTCGGTCGAGGAAGAGGTCCGGGTCATCCTGCGGGAGCTGATCGAGGGCCGTGAGGAGCCGCTGACGCCGTTTTCGGCGCCGCCGGCTACATCCGGTGCGCCGGCGCCCCAGCGCACCGGCGCCGTCGCCGAGGCCAGCGTCACCCTGATCATCGGCGGCGGAATTGCGGCCTATAAATCGCTGGACCTGATCCGCCGGTTGAAGGAGCGCCGCATCGAGGTCCGCTGCGTCCTGACCAAGGCGGCGCAGCAATTCGTCACGCCGCTCGCCGTGAGCGCGCTCTCCCATGAGCGCGTATACGCCGACCTGTTCGATCCGCAGAGCGAGTTCGACGCCGGCCACATTCGGCTGGCGCGCGACTGCGACCTGATCGTGGTGGCGCCCGCGACCGCCGACCTGATGGCGAAAATGGCCAACGGCCATGCCGACGATCTCGCCAGCGCCATCCTGCTTGCGACCAACCGGAAGATCCTGTTGGCGCCGGCGATGAATCCGCTGATGTGGAACAACGCCGCAACCAAGCGCAACGTCGCGCAGCTTCAGCGTGACGGCGTGGTGCTGATCGGACCGAATTCCGGCGAGATGGCCGAAGCTGGCGAAGCCGGCGTCGGCCGCATGTCCGAAGCGGTCGAGATCGCGGCCGCTGCCGAGCGACTGCTGCGGCCGCCGGTGCCGCGGCCGCTCGCCGGCAAGCGCGTGCTGATCACCGCAGGGCCGACGCATGAGCCGATCGACCCGGTGCGCTACATCGCCAACCGCTCCTCCGGCAAGCAGGGCTTTGCCATTGCCGCCGCCGCGCAGGCCGCAGGCGCCGAGGTGATTTTGGTGAGCGGTCCGGTCGATCTCGACGACCCCGACGGCGTCACGGTGAAGCACGTGGAATCGGCACGGCAGATGCTGGAGCAGGTCCAGGCCGCGCTTCCCGCCGACATCGCAATCTTCGCCGCCGCGGTTGCCGACTGGCGGGTCGCCAACGAGGGCGAGCAGAAGCTGAAGAAGACCTCGGCCGGCATGCCGCCGCTTCAGTTGGTCGAGAACCCCGACATTCTCGCCACCATCTCGAAGCTGACCGACCGGCGCCCGCCGCTGGTGATCGGCTTTGCCGCCGAGACCGAGCACCTGATCGACAACGCCAAGACCAAGCTTGCGCGCAAGGGCTGCGACTGGATCGTCGCCAACGACGTCTCGCCGGCCACCGGCGTGATGGGCGGCGATCGCAACACCGTGCATTTGATAAGCCGCAAGAACGGTGTGAAGGACGGCGAGATTGCAGTTGATTCCTGGCCGGTGATGACCAAGGAACAGGTCGCCATCGAACTGGTCGCGCATGTTGCAAAGAGCGTGACCGAGAAATCCCGGGAGCCGGCATCTTGA
- the ubiB gene encoding 2-polyprenylphenol 6-hydroxylase, producing the protein MISAITHISRLIRAAFVFAREGVFGAVDPSLVPPPGQLALKLARIVERRGDKQGPRISRALTRMGPAYLKLGQFLATRPDVVGFNMARDLESLQDRLPPFPQDEAEAAIATSLERPLKDVFASLSAPVAAASIAQVHRGEVERDGVRKAVAVKVLRPNVASRFRRDLSDFFFVADKAETYSSEARRLRLVEVINTMSRSVAMEMDLRLEAAALSEMAENTQGDPDFRVPTVDWDRTTHNVLTMEWIDGIALNDHKRLAEAKVDLPDLGRKVIQSFLRHALRDGFFHADMHPGNLFLDDAGRLVAVDFGIMGRLGMKERRFLAEILLGFITRDYRRVAEVHFEAGYVPAHHSVENFAQAIRAIGEPIHNRTAEEISMARLLTLLLEVTGLFDMTTRPELILLQKTMVVVEGVARGFDPKLDIWKVADPVVREWIERNLGPVGRVQGALSGGGDLGRILMRLPDIAARSVAVLEQLETMTREGLRLSPESIAAMGRTEGRKNRWRTVALWIIAATFIGILIAVRNL; encoded by the coding sequence GTGATCTCTGCCATCACCCACATTTCGCGCCTGATCCGCGCCGCGTTCGTGTTTGCGCGCGAGGGCGTGTTCGGTGCCGTCGACCCGAGCCTGGTGCCGCCGCCCGGACAGCTTGCTCTGAAGCTTGCGCGTATCGTCGAACGCCGTGGCGACAAGCAGGGACCACGGATCTCGCGCGCGCTGACACGGATGGGCCCGGCCTATCTCAAGCTCGGCCAATTCCTGGCGACGCGCCCTGATGTCGTCGGCTTCAACATGGCGCGCGACCTCGAAAGCCTTCAGGATCGCCTGCCGCCGTTTCCACAGGACGAAGCGGAAGCGGCAATTGCGACCTCGCTGGAGCGCCCGCTGAAAGACGTGTTCGCAAGTCTCAGTGCGCCTGTCGCAGCGGCCTCGATCGCTCAGGTGCATCGTGGCGAAGTGGAGCGCGACGGCGTCCGCAAGGCTGTCGCGGTCAAGGTGCTCAGGCCGAACGTGGCCTCGCGCTTCCGCCGCGATCTTTCCGATTTCTTCTTCGTCGCGGACAAGGCCGAGACCTATTCGTCCGAAGCGCGGCGGCTGCGCCTCGTCGAAGTCATCAACACCATGTCGCGCTCGGTCGCGATGGAGATGGACCTGCGGCTGGAAGCAGCTGCGCTGTCGGAGATGGCGGAGAACACGCAGGGCGATCCGGATTTCCGCGTGCCGACCGTCGACTGGGACCGCACCACGCACAACGTGCTGACGATGGAATGGATCGACGGCATCGCGCTGAACGACCACAAGCGCCTCGCAGAGGCGAAGGTCGATTTGCCCGATCTCGGCCGCAAGGTGATCCAGAGCTTTCTGCGCCACGCGCTGCGCGACGGCTTCTTCCACGCCGACATGCATCCGGGCAATCTGTTCCTGGATGATGCCGGCCGGCTCGTCGCGGTCGATTTCGGCATCATGGGCCGGCTCGGCATGAAGGAGCGGCGCTTCCTCGCCGAGATCCTGCTCGGCTTCATCACCCGCGACTATCGCCGCGTCGCCGAGGTGCATTTCGAGGCGGGCTACGTGCCCGCGCATCATTCGGTCGAGAATTTCGCGCAAGCGATCCGCGCAATCGGCGAGCCGATCCACAATCGCACGGCGGAAGAGATCTCGATGGCGCGGCTCTTGACGCTGCTGCTCGAGGTCACCGGCCTGTTCGACATGACGACGCGGCCCGAGCTGATCCTGCTCCAGAAGACCATGGTGGTGGTCGAGGGCGTGGCGCGCGGCTTTGATCCCAAGCTCGACATCTGGAAGGTTGCCGACCCCGTGGTGCGTGAGTGGATCGAGCGCAATCTCGGGCCGGTCGGCCGGGTGCAGGGCGCGCTGTCCGGCGGCGGCGATCTCGGACGCATCCTGATGCGTCTCCCGGATATCGCGGCGCGCTCGGTCGCGGTGCTGGAGCAGCTCGAGACCATGACGCGTGAGGGCCTGCGGCTGTCGCCGGAGAGCATCGCGGCGATGGGTCGAACCGAGGGCCGCAAGAACCGCTGGCGCACCGTGGCGCTCTGGATCATCGCCGCGACCTTCATCGGAATCCTGATCGCCGTTCGGAATCTATGA